A window of Fibrobacter sp. UBA4297 contains these coding sequences:
- a CDS encoding M3 family oligoendopeptidase → MKKRTFVPENLNPDDEKEISRLYRALLQRDIPVNVEELRQWVLDWSELESVLGEVSCRRYVAMTCDTRDEKAAKAYSDFVENIQPLMIEYDDKLNRKLMAHPSKDALKGEFGEWLKGVQVSLDLFSPDNIPLETEENKAIQAYQKITGGMSVEFDGEVKTMQQLAAYMEKTDRNLRERAWRAMWERRLQDKDALDKSYDKLFEIRKQIAKNANCKDFIDYIFLAKHRFDYTPADCEAFHESIEKLVLPLQKEMYKRRAKKMGLERLRPWDLDVDPLNRPPLKPYQSGDELIEKVDSIFESIHSQAGKWAREMQAKKLIDPDSRLGKAPGGYQIGFDESRLPFIFMNSANTDRDIYTLLHESGHSFHQFALANQPIFAYRDVPAEFAEVASMSMELIGMSNLKPFYGDNHEAIVRSTEGELADVIWLFPWVASIDSFQHRLYNFPTHTAEDRSDIWSEIMDRYDAGVDYSGLEAVRRNLWQKQLHLFECPFYYIEYGIAQIGALQVWANFKKDPQKAIDDLFKAESLGSSRPIPELFATANIKFDFTPKTLEPLMQVVWDELSRL, encoded by the coding sequence ATGAAAAAACGTACCTTTGTTCCGGAGAATTTGAATCCGGATGATGAAAAAGAAATCTCTAGACTATATCGCGCTCTTTTGCAGCGCGATATTCCTGTAAACGTAGAAGAGCTCCGTCAATGGGTTTTAGATTGGAGCGAACTGGAATCGGTTCTTGGCGAAGTGAGCTGTAGGCGCTATGTCGCCATGACTTGCGATACCCGCGACGAAAAAGCCGCCAAGGCTTATTCAGATTTTGTCGAAAACATTCAACCGCTTATGATTGAATACGACGACAAGCTGAATAGGAAGCTGATGGCGCACCCATCCAAGGACGCACTCAAGGGCGAATTCGGTGAATGGCTCAAGGGCGTGCAAGTTTCTTTGGACTTGTTCTCCCCCGATAACATTCCGCTTGAAACCGAAGAGAACAAGGCTATTCAGGCGTACCAGAAAATCACCGGTGGCATGAGCGTCGAGTTCGACGGCGAGGTCAAGACCATGCAGCAGCTTGCCGCCTACATGGAAAAGACCGACCGCAATCTTCGCGAACGCGCCTGGCGGGCTATGTGGGAACGCCGTCTCCAGGACAAAGATGCGTTAGATAAATCTTACGATAAGTTGTTCGAAATTCGCAAGCAGATTGCCAAGAACGCAAACTGCAAGGATTTCATCGACTACATCTTCCTTGCAAAACATCGTTTCGACTACACTCCTGCCGACTGCGAAGCTTTCCACGAAAGCATCGAAAAGCTCGTGCTCCCGTTGCAGAAGGAAATGTACAAGCGCCGCGCCAAGAAGATGGGACTCGAACGTTTGCGCCCGTGGGATTTGGATGTCGACCCGCTGAACAGGCCGCCACTCAAGCCGTACCAGAGCGGTGACGAGCTGATTGAAAAGGTTGATTCCATTTTTGAAAGCATCCATTCGCAGGCCGGCAAGTGGGCCCGTGAAATGCAGGCAAAAAAACTTATCGATCCGGATTCGAGGCTCGGCAAGGCTCCAGGCGGTTACCAGATTGGTTTTGACGAAAGCCGCCTCCCCTTCATTTTCATGAACTCCGCGAATACGGACCGCGACATTTACACGCTGTTGCACGAATCCGGCCATTCGTTCCATCAGTTTGCGCTTGCAAACCAGCCGATTTTCGCCTACCGCGATGTTCCTGCTGAATTTGCCGAAGTCGCAAGCATGAGCATGGAACTCATCGGCATGTCGAACCTGAAGCCGTTCTACGGTGACAATCACGAAGCGATTGTCCGCAGCACCGAAGGCGAACTCGCCGACGTGATTTGGCTGTTCCCGTGGGTCGCAAGCATCGACAGTTTCCAGCATCGTCTGTACAACTTCCCGACTCATACCGCCGAAGATCGCAGCGATATCTGGAGCGAAATCATGGACCGCTACGATGCCGGTGTGGATTACTCTGGACTTGAAGCTGTTCGCCGTAACCTGTGGCAAAAGCAACTTCATTTGTTCGAATGCCCGTTCTATTATATAGAATATGGCATCGCACAGATAGGAGCATTGCAGGTCTGGGCTAACTTCAAAAAGGATCCGCAAAAGGCAATCGACGACTTGTTCAAGGCAGAAAGTCTTGGCAGCAGCCGTCCGATTCCAGAACTATTTGCCACAGCAAACATCAAGTTCGATTTCACGCCGAAAACGCTGGAACCCTTGATGCAAGTTGTATGGGATGAACTCAGTAGGCTATAG
- a CDS encoding RICIN domain-containing protein: MKKNFKRSSLVGFFTFLLPLSSAFAGNVEYHLNKSANPTQDELDAYEHITAAMDSAVYLYNKYSDLSKHIEVYYSSGVPTAEASSNGDLRFGKDRNYMYVGTAMHEMAHTMGMGTTSEYKAMMDGGVFKGEKAQALIKEIDGPDAVLKGDSQHFWPYGINYKSEVHSEQDLINHVKIVNAMYQDIFKEAFFKQGRIKSLSEGKCMGITRSNTLDLMDCADTATFVKIYSMGDKPVTYRFQLGNRVVDIPNESTAAGVTASTYGYNGGAHQKYQLEDAGVNTPNAFLLKNYKSGLYLQAVGKNVVQNPMPSRSDDFIWKIEEQRADTTVKPVAISKRRIPNKKLEESMPERLFDALGRAASKIRHSVTSRLLKNN; this comes from the coding sequence ATGAAAAAAAATTTTAAAAGATCAAGCCTTGTTGGATTCTTTACCTTCCTTCTTCCTTTATCAAGTGCTTTTGCTGGCAACGTTGAATACCATTTGAACAAATCCGCAAATCCGACTCAGGACGAACTCGACGCCTACGAACATATTACGGCGGCGATGGATTCGGCGGTTTACCTGTACAACAAGTATTCCGACCTTTCAAAGCATATCGAGGTTTACTACAGTTCGGGCGTTCCGACAGCTGAGGCGAGCAGCAATGGTGACTTGCGTTTTGGCAAGGATCGCAATTACATGTACGTGGGCACTGCCATGCACGAAATGGCGCATACCATGGGCATGGGGACGACTTCGGAGTACAAGGCGATGATGGACGGGGGCGTATTCAAGGGCGAAAAAGCCCAGGCGCTCATCAAGGAAATTGATGGTCCGGATGCCGTGCTCAAAGGCGATAGCCAGCATTTTTGGCCATACGGCATCAATTACAAGAGCGAAGTCCATTCCGAACAGGACTTGATCAATCACGTGAAAATCGTGAACGCGATGTACCAGGACATTTTCAAGGAAGCATTCTTCAAGCAGGGGAGGATAAAGTCCCTTTCTGAAGGAAAATGTATGGGAATAACTCGTTCGAACACGCTTGATCTTATGGACTGCGCCGATACAGCGACATTTGTGAAGATTTATTCGATGGGCGATAAGCCTGTTACGTACCGCTTCCAGCTCGGGAACCGCGTGGTCGATATTCCGAATGAATCAACCGCGGCTGGTGTAACAGCTTCGACTTATGGTTACAATGGCGGTGCGCACCAAAAATACCAGCTCGAAGATGCCGGAGTGAACACTCCAAATGCTTTCCTTCTCAAGAATTACAAGAGTGGGCTTTATTTGCAGGCGGTCGGTAAAAATGTCGTGCAGAACCCCATGCCATCGCGCTCCGATGATTTCATCTGGAAGATTGAAGAACAGCGAGCCGATACTACAGTTAAGCCGGTAGCCATTTCAAAACGCAGAATTCCAAACAAGAAATTGGAAGAATCAATGCCTGAGCGATTGTTTGACGCTCTTGGGCGTGCTGCAAGCAAAATCCGTCACAGCGTAACGTCAAGACTGTTGAAAAACAATTAA
- a CDS encoding OmpA family protein gives MKTIKILTLGALAASMSFAAENAGVTPVDQCRLALDNAKTTLPTNANAAKLTLAEGYGTLSALETIYADDDESKLIPTILENCQKYAELAKLLGETQAVRNNIAENWEKRAATNRTIEAIQEQIGEARSGKVSDLEAEKQAIKAQKDKLEASKNEAMDKLNALQSQMIQVTKDARGIILSMSDILFDVGRATLKTDLMTSLAKIAGILSVYQQFDVSIEGNTDNTGSEEFNMTLSQQRAENVMKFLVEQGIAETRLTAKGLGMTMPIADNSTKEGRQKNRRVDLVITDRTQKVK, from the coding sequence ATGAAGACGATTAAGATTTTGACACTCGGCGCCCTCGCCGCTTCCATGAGTTTCGCCGCGGAAAACGCAGGAGTCACTCCAGTCGACCAGTGCAGACTTGCACTCGACAACGCAAAGACAACACTCCCCACCAACGCCAATGCGGCCAAGCTTACCCTTGCCGAAGGCTACGGTACCTTGAGCGCACTCGAAACAATTTATGCCGACGATGACGAATCCAAGTTGATTCCGACTATTTTGGAGAACTGCCAAAAGTACGCTGAACTTGCAAAACTGCTGGGCGAAACCCAGGCTGTACGCAACAATATCGCCGAAAACTGGGAAAAACGAGCCGCCACAAACCGCACTATTGAAGCCATCCAGGAACAGATTGGTGAAGCTCGCAGCGGCAAGGTCTCTGACCTCGAAGCCGAAAAGCAGGCCATCAAGGCCCAGAAGGACAAGCTCGAAGCCAGCAAGAACGAAGCTATGGACAAGCTAAACGCGCTCCAGTCCCAGATGATTCAGGTCACCAAGGACGCCCGCGGTATCATCCTTTCGATGTCCGATATCTTGTTTGACGTGGGTCGCGCCACCTTGAAGACCGACCTCATGACAAGCCTTGCTAAGATTGCCGGTATCCTCTCTGTTTACCAGCAGTTTGACGTGTCCATTGAAGGCAACACAGACAACACCGGTTCTGAAGAATTTAACATGACGCTTTCTCAGCAGCGTGCTGAAAATGTGATGAAATTCCTCGTGGAACAGGGTATCGCAGAAACCCGCCTCACCGCTAAGGGCCTTGGCATGACTATGCCGATTGCGGACAACTCCACCAAGGAAGGTCGCCAGAAGAACCGTCGCGTGGACCTCGTTATCACGGACCGTACGCAGAAGGTGAAGTAG